One Bos taurus isolate L1 Dominette 01449 registration number 42190680 breed Hereford chromosome 25, ARS-UCD2.0, whole genome shotgun sequence genomic window carries:
- the NPW gene encoding neuropeptide W, producing MVRAPARSRPARHRTARPGSRRARPFRGRRHRPAQQRARPAEVRARLPPQRGKNPLSQGASGAHVLRRGLGSSSPFIPPPPFREPGRYRGGEQGRGRRAVIARPAGPNSPPAAPALRLLHAARADPTEPVPGPRLRADVDVSTLARGTRVRGPGRGATASRRLLALLWLLLLPPSAGAWYKHVASPRYHTVGRAAGLLMGLRRSPYMWRRAAGPLTWDTLGLGALPQGPSARSTLSPGPAALDALLLPSGAQRPWEARRRSSGAGLRVSAPRNLPAPESARQPEWRPGAYSWILAEQARAFGESPAQPRSAQGTAFASPRLAPKQS from the exons aTGGTCCGGGCTCCGGCCCGCTCCCGGCCGGCGCGGCACCGCACCGCACGGCCTGGCTCCCGGCGGGCCCGCCCCTTCCGGGGGCGACGTCACCGCCCCGCCCAGCAACGGGCCCGCCCGGCGGAAGTGCGTGCGCGACTTCCGCCTCAGCGAG GAAAAAACCCACTCAGCCAGGGTGCTTCAGGAGCCCACGTCCTGCGGCGCGGCCTGGGCTCCTCTTCTCCCTTCATCCCGCCCCCTCCCTTTAGGGAGCCAGGCAGGTACCGCGGGGGTGAGCAGGGGCGGGGCCGCCGAGCAGTTATAGCCAGACCCGCGGGGCCCAACTCCCCGCCTGCAGCTCCCGCACTCCGGCTTCTCCACGCGGCGCGCGCAGACCCGACGGAGCCAGTGCCTGGTCCGCGCCTCCGGGCGGACGTCGACGTGAGCACCCTGGCGCGGGGCACAAGGGTGcggggcccggggcggggggccaCCGCCAGCCGCCGGCTGCTCGccctgctgtggctgctgctgctaccgcCGTCCGCCGGCGCCTGGTACAAGCACGTGGCGAGCCCCCGCTACCACACGGTGGGCCGAGCGGCCGGCCTGCTCATGGGGCTGCGCCGCTCGCCCTACATGTGGCGCCGCGCGGCCGGGCCCCTCACCTGGGACACCTTGGGCCTGGGCGCGCTGCCCCAGGGGCCCTCTGCCAGAAGCACCCTCTCTCCGGGGCCCGCGGCCCTCGATGCTCTGCTGCTTCCCTCCGGAGCTCAGAGACCGTGGGAGGCGCGACGCAGAAGCTCCGGGGCCGGGCTCCGGGTCAGTGCGCCTCGCAACCTGCCCGCCCCGGAGTCCGCGCGCCAACCCGAGTGGCGGCCGGGCGCCTACTCCTGGATCTTGGCGGAGCAGGCCAG AGCCTTCGGAGAGTCTCCGGCTCAGCCACGGTCTGCGCAGGGAACCGCCTTCGCCAGCCCCCGCCTCGCCCCTAAGCAGTCCTGA